One window from the genome of Entelurus aequoreus isolate RoL-2023_Sb linkage group LG04, RoL_Eaeq_v1.1, whole genome shotgun sequence encodes:
- the LOC133649203 gene encoding uncharacterized protein LOC133649203 — protein MLGIIRDCTVQHAKQTEHVDWFMGLPELMAFISITIMRGIIRVPSLRDCWSKNLGSPQIIETMSRGRFQNIMHHLRFDDRDTRSERAQTDKFAAISNIWGLFATNCITSYIPGQHITIDEQLFLSKTRCCFLQYIASKPDKFGIKFWVACDLKTKYVCNILPYLGKDDTLPRGERVSESVVMRLMEPFLDKGRNVTTDNFFTSLSLAKRLLSRNTTILGTVNKIRKEIPPSTRQMYRDEFTTQVFSTIGATLTVYAPKRRKTVYVLSSMHSTIQTQDTTKKKPNIITQYNTTKCGVDVMDQMVREYTVRAEHGAGQ, from the coding sequence ATGCTTGGCATCATTCGAGACTGTACAGTTCAACATGCAAAGCAAACGGAGCATGTGGATTGGTTCATGGGCCTCCCTGAACTAATGGCATTTATTTCCATCACCATCATGCGGGGAATCATCAGGGTGCCATCACTGCGTGACTGCTGGTCGAAAAACCTGGGAAGCCCACAGATCATCGAAACCATGTCCCGAGGGCGTTTCCAAAACATCATGCATCACCTGCGCTTTGATGACAGAGACACCCGCAGCGAGCGAGCACAGACCGATAAGTTTGCTGCAATTTCAAACATATGGGGATTGTTTGCCACCAACTGCATCACATCCTACATCCCTGGTCAACACATCACCATCGACGAACAACTTTTCCTGTCCAAGACTCGCTGCTGTTTCCTACAGTACATTGCATCTAAACCAGACAAGTTTGGGATCAAGTTCTGGGTGGCGTGTGACTTGAAAACCAAATACGTTTGCAACATCCTCCCATATCTTGGCAAGGACGACACTCTGCCTCGTGGGGAGAGAGTGTCTGAGAGTGTAGTCATGAGGCTGATGGAACCATTCTTGGACAAGGGCAGAAATGTTACCACGGACAATTTCTTTACATCGCTGTCACTTGCAAAACGACTACTTAGCCGGAATACAACCATCCTCGGCACAGTCAACAAGATTCGTAAAGAAATTCCACCGTCAACTCGACAGATGTACCGCGATGAATTTACCACCCAGGTATTTTCAACCATTGGTGCCACACTGACGGTGTATGCGCCCAAGCGGAGGAAGACTGTATATGTTCTCAGCAGCATGCACAGCACCATTCAGACACAGGATACCACCAAAAAGAAGCCAAACATCATCACACAGTACAACACAACAAAGTGCGGCGTCGATGTCATGGACCAGATGGTGCGGGAGTACACTGTCCGCGCAGAACACGGCGCTGGCCAGTAG